A region of Necator americanus strain Aroian chromosome I, whole genome shotgun sequence DNA encodes the following proteins:
- a CDS encoding hypothetical protein (NECATOR_CHRI.G3683.T1): protein MRWILPLLFVLANLPVLDAEEEYEYNEYYEHYEDIDLNHPYMVIRNIKKCKAMDKELRKLIEKFHFNLRQTAANGSRYRDVPLNITLMNGLFKNGNTIMHCTVTSDKAAG, encoded by the exons ATGAGGTGGATTTTACCTCTTCTGTTTGTG CTGGCTAATCTTCCCGTTCTCGACGCCGAAgaagaatatgaatataaCGAATATTATGAGCATTACGAGGATATTGACCTTAATCACCCTTACATGGTTATAA GAAATATCAAAAAGTGCAAAGCAATGGACAAAGAATTACGGAAACTTatcgaaaaattccatttcaatCTTCGTCAAACGGCAGCTAACGGCTCTCGATATCGCGATGTTCCACTCAACATAACTTTAATGAATGGATTG ttcaaaaatggaaatactATAATGCACTGCACGGTTACAAGCGATAAAGCCGCTGGCTGA
- a CDS encoding hypothetical protein (NECATOR_CHRI.G3684.T2), which translates to MCWLRLQRRGKASTMPIGLRQSEDEDDCSPEPKGNSHCIEKGMEKIIYDFYSDLFDTHKAFDSVETEAIVEALDNQGVSTQYIKVLRELYSNFTTGISPFFKNIIIYVKRGVGQGDPISPKIFTATFENAMRKLEWDDIGVKVDGQQLHHLRFADDIVLITPSISQAERMLTEFDETCGCIGLLQKTMFMRNGWVSDAPFALNGSNISECTSYVYLGRELNDLTPELGRKRRAAWGAYKSIEDVVKKTRNTPLRAHLFNTTVPSVLTYASETWAFRKQEEKAVSVIECAIERVMLGVSRFTQVRDGIRSSLLRQRSKIRDAAALAKESKMRWAGHVMRFNDNRWARAVSDWVPRDIKRTTGRPLTRWSDFFTKSFKEKYDALRVPHERRNHWATLARDRDKWKNYWHPFDQFEDQRESR; encoded by the exons atgTGCTGGCTGaggctgcagaggcggggaaaagcatccactATGCCCATCGGACTTCGCCAGTCggaagacgaggatgactgctctccggaacccaaagggaacagccattgcatcgagaaggggatggagaaaataatctacgacttctactctgatctcttcgacacccat aaggccttcgactcagttgagacggaagcgatcgtggaagccttggacaaccaaggcgtctctactcagtacataaaggtacttcgagagttgtacagtaacttcacgaccggaatttcgccattcttcaagaacatcatcatttacgtgaagaggggggtcggACAGGGTGAtccaatttcacccaaaatattcacagccaccttcgagaacgcaatgcgaaagttggaatgggacgacataggagtgaaggttgatggtcagcagctacaccatttgcgctttgctgatgacatcgtactgataacacctagcatcagccaagcggaacgaatgctgaccgaattcgacgaaacatgcggatgcatcggtcttctgcaaaagacgatgttcatgcgcaacggatgggtctcagATGCCCCATTCGCGCTCAACGGatcgaacatatccgaatgcaccagctacgtttatctaggtcgggaattgaacgacctgacccccgagctgggcaggaagagaagagcggcttggggagcgtacaagagcatcgaggatgtagtgaagaagaccaggaacaccccgctccgtgctcacctcttcaacaccaccgtaccttctgttttgacctatgcttcggaaacctgggcatttcgcaagcaggaagaaaaagcagtGAGTGTCATTGAatgcgcaattgagagagtgatgctgggagtatcccgcttcacgcaagtgagggacgggattcgaagttctctcctacgtcagcgatcgaagattagagacgccgccgcgcttgccaaggaaagtaaaatgaggtgggccggacacgtgatgcgttttaacgacaaccgttgggccagagccgtgagcgactgggttccccgcgatattaagcgcactacaggaagaccgctgacccgatggtcagatttcttcacgaagtccttcaaagaaaaatatgatgcccTTCGTGTCCCacacgaaaggaggaaccactgggctactctggcacgcgatcgggacaaatggaagaattactggcacccgttcgaccagttcgaagatcaacgggagtcaaggtga
- a CDS encoding hypothetical protein (NECATOR_CHRI.G3684.T1): MRKLEWDDIGVKVDGQQLHHLRFADDIVLITPSISQAERMLTEFDETCGCIGLLQKTMFMRNGWVSDAPFALNGSNISECTSYVYLGRELNDLTPELGRKRRAAWGAYKSIEDVVKKTRNTPLRAHLFNTTVPSVLTYASETWAFRKQEEKAVSVIECAIERVMLGVSRFTQVRDGIRSSLLRQRSKIRDAAALAKESKMRWAGHVMRFNDNRWARAVSDWVPRDIKRTTGRPLTRWSDFFTKSFKEKYDALRVPHERRNHWATLARDRDKWKNYWHPFDQFEDQRESR, encoded by the coding sequence atgcgaaagttggaatgggacgacataggagtgaaggttgatggtcagcagctacaccatttgcgctttgctgatgacatcgtactgataacacctagcatcagccaagcggaacgaatgctgaccgaattcgacgaaacatgcggatgcatcggtcttctgcaaaagacgatgttcatgcgcaacggatgggtctcagATGCCCCATTCGCGCTCAACGGatcgaacatatccgaatgcaccagctacgtttatctaggtcgggaattgaacgacctgacccccgagctgggcaggaagagaagagcggcttggggagcgtacaagagcatcgaggatgtagtgaagaagaccaggaacaccccgctccgtgctcacctcttcaacaccaccgtaccttctgttttgacctatgcttcggaaacctgggcatttcgcaagcaggaagaaaaagcagtGAGTGTCATTGAatgcgcaattgagagagtgatgctgggagtatcccgcttcacgcaagtgagggacgggattcgaagttctctcctacgtcagcgatcgaagattagagacgccgccgcgcttgccaaggaaagtaaaatgaggtgggccggacacgtgatgcgttttaacgacaaccgttgggccagagccgtgagcgactgggttccccgcgatattaagcgcactacaggaagaccgctgacccgatggtcagatttcttcacgaagtccttcaaagaaaaatatgatgcccTTCGTGTCCCacacgaaaggaggaaccactgggctactctggcacgcgatcgggacaaatggaagaattactggcacccgttcgaccagttcgaagatcaacgggagtcaaggtga
- a CDS encoding hypothetical protein (NECATOR_CHRI.G3685.T1), translated as MTICSYNARTFASEAAIEDLIMQAKKIKYDIIVLTETRRRHPLNAVYETGEELFLGEEEVEAFYMDLEKFYREDHVFYKVIGDFNAKVGPRRTPEELHIGTHGLQWNDQEERLSEFIMTTKTIHENSFCLTDVAVVPKFNTGSDHRLLRGRFSFTRRAEKAAKFRERNPRTIVNWDLFATLAGFWEDPAMDNIDEEYDRLVEHLHDCAKKAESFKTTKRRLSLETVELIRQRGAARAAGNQELTSELARLCGDGDKRRP; from the exons atgacgatctgtagttataacgcacgtacgtttgcatcggaagcggccatcgaagatctaattatgcaagccaagaagatcaagtatgacatcatcgtactgaccgagacgagacgacgtcaccctctcaacgccgtatatgaaactggagaagaactgttcttaggag aagaagaagtcgaagctttctatatggacctggagaagttctaccgagaagatcatgtcTTCTACAAggtaattggcgatttcaacgccaaagttggcccaagaagaacgccggaggaacttcacatcgggacccacggcctacagtGGAATGATCAGgaggagaggctctccgagttcatcatgacgactaagaccatccatgagAACTC gttctgcctgacggacgtcgctgttgtaccaaagttcaatacgggatcggaccatcgcctcctccgaggaaggttttccttcacaaggagagcagagaaagccgccaagttcagagagagaaatcccaggactatcgtcaactgggatctcttcgctacgctagccggcttttgggaagatcccgcaatggacaacatcgacgaggaatatgaccggcttgttgaacaccttcacgactgcgcgaagaaggctgagagttttaaaaccaccaagagacgcctgtctcttgaaacagttgagctgatacgccagcgtggagcagcacgagccgcagggaaccaagaactcacgtccgagctcgcaaggctttgcggAGATGGCGATAAacgaagaccttaa